Below is a genomic region from Brassica rapa cultivar Chiifu-401-42 chromosome A08, CAAS_Brap_v3.01, whole genome shotgun sequence.
GAGTTTCTGTTAACATGCacagattcttcttcttctctattaAGACCAGATAGACTGTGAATAGGAATCAGAGACGATGAAGGAATACCAGATCTCTCAACAAGTCTAGCAGGTTTTATAATCACAATAGGTCCTCTCATAGTGGATGGCGGCATCACCTGATTCTGTAGACCTCTTGAGTTTGAGCATTGCGGCTGCTTTCTAGAACCAAACACACTTTTTGTCTGCATTGCCTCTAATATCTCATTAAGAGCTCTGAGATCCTTTTTGGGATGATTAGACTCAACACCTTTCAACCTTCTCTCCATTGACTGCAACACAGGCTTGCAGGCTTGCTTTTTCTTAATAAGGCTTCTTCTATCAGTTTGCTTCCATGGAGCTGGCTCAGTGGGGAACCTCAAACTAGACACGGGTTTCATAACAAACTCGGAGCTTCTCCatcttggagaagaagaagaagaagaagaagaagaagctatgcCCTTCCCCAAGCTTCTTGGTGAGCCCAATGGAGAACCGGGTAACGTTTCCAAACCCATTAGCTTTGCAACAACACTAGGAGGCCGTTTGTTCATGCTAGAGCTTCTACTAAGCCTACTATCACCAGCTTTGAGATCAACGTGGTCTCTACTGTCCAAAGAAAGCTTAGGAGACTCTTTCACCTTCTTCCCTGATTTCAACTTGTTGTGAGATGCATCTTTTATGTCAACCTCGTTGTAACAACGCTGAGATGTTGTCCTAAGTTTGGCTAGAGCCTTGCATGATTCGTTGAAATCGACAGGCGTGGAGTGCTTCAAACCATAAGGTCTTGGAGAATCCTCCTCTCTTCTCTTGTGTCTACAAACTTCAGAAAGCGCTCTGACTTCTCTGTACATAGAGTCTCTAACAACATCTCTAAGATCAAGTCCCATATGTGAAGCAAACCCTTTTCCTCGGCTCATCACTGGATCACTCGTGGGAGACTCTGGAAAAATGACACGGTCATAGGGTGATATTTCAGGTTGAGTTTCTTCTCTGTTGAGCTCAGATGACAACAGTGAAGATGATGAACACGAGGATGAGAAAGAAACCCTTGATGATTCTGTTAGTTTCTCGCTCGTAGCATTAATGATGTTGGTGTCCTGAAACTGAAACGCAGAGTCTCTTTCAAAGTTGATACTATTGACATGTGCATTAcctgcaacaacaacaagaagtaACATCAAAAGAGTAATAGGATCATATCAAACTCTCTTTGTTCCATAAACTCTAAACATTACAGACTCCACAAACATAAGAGTCTAAGGTTAAGAGAAAGTCAAATTCTAACAAGAAAACGccacacaaacacacaaactAGAGACCTTTTAGACCTCACAAAGAATGAGACCAGACCTTTTAGTTCATGAAGAAACAGGAGCTTAAGAAAGAGAAGAAcatggaaaaaaaaagacatactAGTTTAGAACATATGGCCACGTACAAGTCAACGACTAAGAGACACGATCTAAGAAAGCACaagtattaattaattaatatatttgttagtGCTGTAATGATTACCTAAAGCAAGACTTTTACGAACGTGGTGGTGGCGATCAAAGAGTTGGAAAATCCCATTCATACATCCAATCTTCTTCTGCAGATCCGAGTTTTCATCTGCCAACGTATGTAGAAGCTTTGCAGCCATGTGATTAGTTGAAAGAAGTTCAGTGAGGAAGAGAATCTGAACTTGACAGTGTGTTATAGTCTTTTTTTGTTATATCTCCATCAACAGCCAACCACCATAGAACCATAACGAGAGTGACGCATCTTccatattttgatataattccaaaacagttttaactttttatcaaCATTTAGATTCCAATAAAACTGGCACAGACAAAGCTTAATGTGAACGCCATTGCAGAGAAGATTCAGAAAACGTACATTGAAGAATCTTACAAACACCAAGAAGATAAGACAGAAAGTATTTTAGATACTGAGGAACTGATAAACCCAAGGAGAAGACGAAGAGGCAGAGGGGACAGAGGAATATCTGCCCAATGCTACTCTGTATTTTACCTCTCAGAGAACAATACAAAACATTTCTCTGATGAATAATAGAATTAGAAACGATGTTGAGattagagagagaagagaggtgGGGGTTGTGGCAAGTGGATGTGGTTTGTTAAAACTCTGTTCTTTAGATGTCTCCCTCTGCATGTGACTTCTGTCTTCTCGTTAAGACTTAACATAtccacaatattatctttttctttttcctataatgatttttttatatttaatctcTCAGTggattaaatgaaaattattatgttttgcaGTATTTCTTTATCTTTTCAATAATCAAATGGGTTTAGGTAGACATTAAATAAAAGATTTAAGTTTTAGAACAGAATCACATGctaataaacaaagaaaatagtTGTAAATGGAAAAGCATGCTTTAGTAGTTAGGTCACCACCAACTAGGAAGAGTTTGACTTTTCTTCTACGTTATATCTCCCccaacattttatttttgtatcatACAGTATCTCTAGCTCCACTGTCATTATGCATGATTagcttcttttgtttcttactattgaatgaaagaaaaaagataCTATTGAATTGAAGAGATTCTAGTCTTTGTTGAAAAATACAAGAGATTGACAGGAATATTAAGAGTTTGGTGAGCTAAAGTATATCTCTCAAGATAACATTTAACTAGTAGTACAGTTTTTCTCCAGAAAAAGCTTAAGCCTATCTCTGCATGAATATTGAAACACTTACTTGTTGTGAGCTCTCAAGAAGCAAATAAACAATGAGGAGTTGGTCAAAAATCCCTTGGATTGATTTAGCTTTTATGTGCCTTGATGACCCTAGAGTAGAAACTCCATGATTCATGCGTCTCGGTTATTGCAGATTGACCAATTGGATTCTCCTCCACAAACTTCTGAACGTTCTCCGCATCCACTAACCTTTCCATATACTTCATTAGCTCCCCATCAGGCCCTGTTCTCAAGATAATGTAAAGGAATAATATGAATCTCCATTAGTTCTTTCAGCTTGATGTTACAAAACTTGGATACTGCAGTGTTTAAGAAGATAAAAGACTCACCTAATGCAGAATCTTCACGGTCTGTGTACTGGTAAGGGAAAGGAAAGATTCCAGTGTGTGGCTGAACCATAATAACCAATGTTAgatgttttaaaaaatgtgAGATTGCAGACAATGAATACATATGCATGGTTGTAAGTGTTTGAGAACTTACAGGATTACACAGGGCCTTGTCAGGTGAATCGTCAACAAGCAACGTGTTTGTCTCATCATACTTTCTTTTTCCACAACTGAGACATGTCCCAAAACGATTCCAGACTGTTCTCAGATTCTTAAGGAACAGAGGTTTAGTGGTATTCCCCAGAGTTTTGAATTTTGTTGTAATGCATATTCTTTGATCCTGTGTACAttacagaaaaaagaagaagaattagaACTGATTGCATACTACAAATGTAATCTGCGTTTCTTATAGATGTTGTAGAGAGATCACTTACGAAACTAAATAGTAGATTTTTCGCATGATGTCCCATGACAATTTTCGTCATATAATTCAATCCACTGTAAGAGTAAAAGGAAAGAGAGAGTCAGTAGATGGATTAATCTAAAGCAATGCATTTGAATCTTGATCAGGTAAAGATACTTACATGCGTCTAGAAGACCATATCCCAACATCAAACTTTTCAAAGCAGAAGTCAAGAAAAGTAGCAACAAAAGGTCTCTTGAAAACTGTACAGAAGAccacacaaaaataaatttactcaAAGAGTCAAGAAGCATGTAAGAACTTACATAGAGAATGATTATTTATTACCTGATCTTAAAGATATTTTACCATCTGGAACACGTTTACCTGTGTTCCCTCGAGCAATGTCTGCAAGGATTCCGTTCAAATCAAATACAACCAGCTTTCTGGTACTTTGACCTTTGCATGAGCATCTAGGTACATCTCCAGTTTCTTGTGTAGCAACCCCATTATCGGGTATTAAGATAGAACTTGACAAAGATGTACCAAGCTTTATCCCGTCAGATTCTAGTTCTCTCTCACTCCTAGGTACAGAAACATCATCCTTCTCCACATCCATATTGTCAGTTTTGTCATCTTCACAagactttttcttcttcttcttcttcttttgtttgggTTCACTAACTTCCTCACTTAGTTCACAAgactctttcttctttttcttcttcctcttttgtTTAGTTTCACCAATTTCATCTTTTGCCTCTTCCTCGGCCACTAACTCTGGTCCAGCATTCTTATCACAATTTTCCAAAACTTCTTTGTTTGAGTGATCCAACAAACACTCTACTGATCCACTCTCTATGGTGCCTGTTAAAGTATTTTCTGATGGATCACAGACCTCCATATCTGCAGTTTCCTGATCTGACAATgacgttttcttcttctttctcttccgtTTTTTACTCTTTACTTCACATACACTTGCAGTTTCCATAGACTCTTCTGGCCTACTTTCCATGGAGGTTGCTAGAGTATCTTCTACTGCCTCGCGTACCTCCGTTGTTTTggtctttctcctcttctttttcttaGCTTTAGGATTCTGAGTTTCGGACACAGTAACATCAGCTTCAGCATCTGCTCCCTTTTGTTTATCCACAGTACCATCaccattttttttcttcgtAGTCTTCAATTTCGATCCTTGAGCTTCAGAACTGTGCCTAGCATCGCATTCCATAGTAACCAGCGAACTGGTATCAACGCCACTCTCCCTCAGCGCATTTATATCattgcttttctttttctttcttcttttcttctttctctcagaAGAAGACATATCAACAGCACCTGACTGCGAATCTTCAGGCTTTTCACATGAATCTTGACCTTGCTGGCTTGAATCTTCTTGTATTCTAGTGTTGGACAAATTATTCTTGGGTGGATGTCTTTGATCTTCTTCGGTGGTTTTTTCTACAACATCCAACGTCTTCTCTTCTACACACaaagcttcttcttccttcttcttcttctttcttcttttcgtTTTTTTCCTACTGGAACCATTCATATTTGCATCTGGTAGTAAACCTCCTTCTGTTGGGTCTATATGAAGTGTCACACCAGTTTCTGGAACTGTTCTTCCCAATGAAATAGTATCCATCATTCCTTTGCTTTTTACTCAGATATTGCCTTCAAAAATAATCTGCAGATACAAAACTGCCCAGTGAAACGTTACTTAAAGTTTTAGTACAATTAGTTATGTTTCACACTAAAACAACATGTGAAGATAACAAAGAAAGCAATGTTAAACAATGATAACAGACAACCCAACCATATACTTCACAAACCAGAGAAGCAAGTTAATCTACAAAACAGATATATTCTAATACCATTCTACTTTGAAAAACACGATGGGCAGTGTTCTTAATCCCTTACAACACCAAAAGCCAATGACTTTAGCAAAACCCGTTAACTATAAGATTAAATCAGATTCAATGAAGCCAAAGAGACATGACACAATAAATAAACAGAGACGCAAACACTACATTCAGAAGTTTTGGTAAATTATCAACCTTTGTTTCTCCAGAGTTGGTTCAGGGCAAATTCAAAACGGCGAAGAGTGTCTCTGAGAAAGACAAACGTTTGGGCGCGGCGCGGCGGAACTCGAGAGGAAGGGGAAAGAACCCTCGATGTGTATAATATAATTTGTTCTGTTTCGGTTTAAATTGTAAACGAACAAAAAGATTATATTATAAACCGAACCGGTTTACAAGAAAAGTCTCCACATTGGCATATTCCTTGAATAAACCATTTTAATCTGGTTATTGATCGAGTCGATTATGTTAATTACGTATTAGCCCCTTAAACTTTTTGTTCATCAGATTAGTAAtccttttcttttgttctttacTGGAACTGTGAGAGGAAGCATTACATTGCTTTTGCAAGTTGAATAACACTAGgcagaagaaaaaataaataaaaactcttcctcAACAAGTCATCAACAAAACCTAACTTAGATTCTAAACTAAACACATCCTATCTTGCTGAATCTCTCATCTGCAAAATCAAATTGTTCAAAGGAACAGAGTTTAGACACAAATGGTTTTTAGCTCTGCATCTGGCTTCACCTCTTGTTGTCTAATCACCTTTGTTTTTCTGTTAGCTATGATGACTCTCCAGGTCCGGTCTTATTAGTAGCTCCAACATCTATTGATACTGCATTTCTAGATTCTAAAGAAGCTTCATCTGTCTCAGGAACTGATGAAGATGGAGCTGCTGTATTCACAGTGCCCTGCACACAGATTTTTCAATAAGTAAATTGCATAATCAGATTTTTGggatatgtttttaaaattaccATATCTAGCACCGCCGCTGTGTTTATGTTAACATCCAGAGGGTTGCTGATGAGACCACTACCACCACCCTCCATG
It encodes:
- the LOC103835893 gene encoding protein LONGIFOLIA 2, whose protein sequence is MAAKLLHTLADENSDLQKKIGCMNGIFQLFDRHHHVRKSLALGNAHVNSINFERDSAFQFQDTNIINATSEKLTESSRVSFSSSCSSSSLLSSELNREETQPEISPYDRVIFPESPTSDPVMSRGKGFASHMGLDLRDVVRDSMYREVRALSEVCRHKRREEDSPRPYGLKHSTPVDFNESCKALAKLRTTSQRCYNEVDIKDASHNKLKSGKKVKESPKLSLDSRDHVDLKAGDSRLSRSSSMNKRPPSVVAKLMGLETLPGSPLGSPRSLGKGIASSSSSSSSSPRWRSSEFVMKPVSSLRFPTEPAPWKQTDRRSLIKKKQACKPVLQSMERRLKGVESNHPKKDLRALNEILEAMQTKSVFGSRKQPQCSNSRGLQNQVMPPSTMRGPIVIIKPARLVERSGIPSSSLIPIHSLSGLNREEEESVHVNRNSTSKKAAKDCSISSGDSKSSSRNVRSSQVYKESTSPRLRHQVKKHENEKRSRPPTTPSDANKSRRQTNRQPEGSTTTSRGGRHRHRAQRSVQQTEATVIVKQATQEGDGKSQTVIKAAKTVVSNLMQTVSDEHCEEEEQWNPAYSFSETTTATTFSPETNRKKLQNVEHLVQKLKRLNSSHDETSQDYIASLCENNDPNTDNRYISEILLASGLLLRDLSSESTTFQLHPSGHPINPELFLVLEQTKGRSRSSSSNEKLNRKLVFDGVNETLVEKLPFKDPWMKRKVLSAQQLLKEVCSEIETVKKQAEKRSGNLLLLEDQEEDFLKCILDEDIATPSEKWTDFDDVVPGLVLHLERLLFKDLVNEIVHGEIGRLQLVTDS
- the LOC103835895 gene encoding axoneme-associated protein mst101(2), which translates into the protein MMDTISLGRTVPETGVTLHIDPTEGGLLPDANMNGSSRKKTKRRKKKKKEEEALCVEEKTLDVVEKTTEEDQRHPPKNNLSNTRIQEDSSQQGQDSCEKPEDSQSGAVDMSSSERKKKRRKKKKSNDINALRESGVDTSSLVTMECDARHSSEAQGSKLKTTKKKNGDGTVDKQKGADAEADVTVSETQNPKAKKKKRRKTKTTEVREAVEDTLATSMESRPEESMETASVCEVKSKKRKRKKKKTSLSDQETADMEVCDPSENTLTGTIESGSVECLLDHSNKEVLENCDKNAGPELVAEEEAKDEIGETKQKRKKKKKKESCELSEEVSEPKQKKKKKKKKSCEDDKTDNMDVEKDDVSVPRSERELESDGIKLGTSLSSSILIPDNGVATQETGDVPRCSCKGQSTRKLVVFDLNGILADIARGNTGKRVPDGKISLRSVFKRPFVATFLDFCFEKFDVGIWSSRRIGLNYMTKIVMGHHAKNLLFSFDQRICITTKFKTLGNTTKPLFLKNLRTVWNRFGTCLSCGKRKYDETNTLLVDDSPDKALCNPPHTGIFPFPYQYTDREDSALGPDGELMKYMERLVDAENVQKFVEENPIGQSAITETHESWSFYSRVIKAHKS